A single region of the Gossypium arboreum isolate Shixiya-1 chromosome 12, ASM2569848v2, whole genome shotgun sequence genome encodes:
- the LOC108478479 gene encoding protein NRT1/ PTR FAMILY 6.3-like isoform X1: MSLPVTQGKTLPDAWDYRGKPAERSKSGGWASAAMILGGEACERLTTLGIAVNLVTYLTETMHLGNATAANTVTNFLGTSFMLCLLGGFIADTFLGRYLTIAIFATVQATGVTILTISTIIPSLRPPKCTRDNATTCTPASGIQLIILYLALYLTALGTGGLKSSVSGFGSDQFDESDPEEKSQMTNFFNWFFFFINIGSLGSVTVLVYIQDNLGREWGYGICACAIVIGLVVFLSGTKRYRFKKLVGSPLTQIAAVFVVAWKKRHLELPFDSSLLFEIDDAVEGLNNKKKKQKLPHSKQFRFLDRAAIKDPSVPEANKWNLATLTDVEEVKLVVRMLPIWATTIIFWTVYAQMTTFSVSQATTMDRHIGTFQIPPASLTVFFVGSILLTVPIYDKIIAPIARKVLKNPQGLTPLQRIGVGLVLSIIAMIAAALTEIKRLRSASSHGLTNDPSAQIPMSVFWLIPQFLLVGAGEAFTYIGQLDFFLRECPKGMKTMSTGLFLSTLSLGFFVSSVLVTIVHKVTGTKHPWLPDNLNQGRLYDFYWLLAILSCLNLVIYLVFARWYVYKDKRLADEGIELEEAEATFH; the protein is encoded by the exons ATGTCCCTCCCTGTAACACAAGGGAAAACCCTCCCTGATGCCTGGGACTACAGGGGCAAGCCGGCCGAGCGGTCCAAGTCCGGTGGCTGGGCCAGTGCAGCTATGATTCTAG GTGGCGAGGCATGTGAGAGGCTAACAACGTTAGGTATAGCTGTTAATTTGGTGACGTATTTAACTGAGACTATGCATTTAGGGAATGCTACCGCAGCCAACACAGTGACCAACTTCCTCGGCACCTCTTTCATGTTGTGTCTACTCGGTGGCTTCATCGCGGATACTTTTCTTGGCAG ATATCTCACCATCGCAATCTTCGCCACCGTTCAGGCAACT GGCGTCACCATATTGACCATCTCAACCATAATCCCAAGCCTAAGGCCTCCTAAATGTACCAGGGACAACGCAACAACTTGCACCCCAGCAAGCGGTATACAACTCATTATTCTCTACCTAGCTCTCTACCTGACCGCCCTTGGAACTGGGGGACTCAAATCAAGTGTCTCGGGGTTCGGGTCAGACCAGTTCGACGAGTCGGACCCTGAAGAGAAATCCCAGATGACAAACTTCTTCAATTGGTTctttttcttcataaacataGGCTCACTTGGTTCAGTCACCGTGCTGGTGTACATCCAAGACAATTTAGGACGTGAATGGGGCTACGGTATCTGTGCTTGTGCAATCGTGATAGGGTTGGTGGTGTTTCTATCGGGTACCAAGCGCTACCGTTTCAAGAAATTAGTGGGGAGCCCATTGACCCAAATTGCCGCAGTGTTTGTAGTTGCGTGGAAGAAGAGGCATTTGGAGTTGCCATTTGATTCATCCCTGCTTTTCGAAATTGATGATGCAGTTGAAGGATTGAATAACAAGAAGAAGAAGCAAAAGTTGCCTCATAGTAAGCAGTTCCG TTTCTTGGATAGGGCAGCGATCAAGGACCCATCTGTGCCTGAGGCAAACAAGTGGAACTTAGCTACCTTAACAGATGTTGAAGAAGTGAAATTGGTGGTAAGGATGTTACCTATTTGGGCAACCACTATCATATTTTGGACCGTCTATGCCCAAATGACAACCTTTTCCGTGTCTCAAGCTACGACCATGGACCGTCACATTGGCACATTCCAGATCCCACCAGCGTCACTCACAGTTTTCTTCGTCGGCAGCATTCTTTTGACTGTCCCAATTTATGATAAAATCATTGCTCCGATTGCAAGGAAAGTGCTTAAAAACCCACAAGGGTTAACTCCTTTGCAAAGGATCGGGGTGGGTTTAGTATTATCCATTATAGCAATGATAGCTGCTGCACTAACGGAAATCAAGCGATTGAGGTCCGCAAGCTCACATGGACTTACAAATGATCCATCAGCTCAAATCCCAATGAGCGTGTTCTGGCTGATCCCCCAGTTTTTGCTAGTGGGGGCTGGGGAGGCCTTTACATACATAGGGCAGCTCGATTTTTTCTTGAGGGAATGTCCAAAAGGGATGAAAACAATGAGCACAGGTTTGTTTTTGAGTACTCTTTCATTAGGGTTTTTCGTTAGTtctgtgctagttactatagtTCACAAAGTGACTGGAACCAAGCATCCATGGCTACCAGACAATCTGAACCAAGGGAGGCTCTATGACTTCTACTGGCTTTTGGCAATCTTGAGttgtttgaacttggtaattTACTTGGTGTTTGCTAGGTGGTATGTGTACAAGGACAAGAGACTTGCGGATGAAGGGATTGAATTAGAAGAAGCAGAAGCTACCTTCCATTAA
- the LOC108478479 gene encoding protein NRT1/ PTR FAMILY 6.3-like isoform X2, which produces MSLPVTQGKTLPDAWDYRGKPAERSKSGGWASAAMILGGEACERLTTLGIAVNLVTYLTETMHLGNATAANTVTNFLGTSFMLCLLGGFIADTFLGRYLTIAIFATVQATGVTILTISTIIPSLRPPKCTRDNATTCTPASGIQLIILYLALYLTALGTGGLKSSVSGFGSDQFDESDPEEKSQMTNFFNWFFFFINIGSLGSVTVLVYIQDNLGREWGYGICACAIVIGLVVFLSGTKRYRFKKLVGSPLTQIAAVFVVAWKKRHLELPFDSSLLFEIDDAVEGLNNKKKKQKLPHSKQFRFLDRAAIKDPSVPEANKWNLATLTDVEEVKLVVRMLPIWATTIIFWTVYAQMTTFSVSQATTMDRHIGTFQIPPASLTVFFVGSILLTVPIYDKIIAPIARKVLKNPQGLTPLQRIGVGLVLSIIAMIAAALTEIKRLRSASSHGLTNDPSAQIPMSVFWLIPQFLLVGAGEAFTYIGQLDFFLRECPKGMKTMSTGGMCTRTRDLRMKGLN; this is translated from the exons ATGTCCCTCCCTGTAACACAAGGGAAAACCCTCCCTGATGCCTGGGACTACAGGGGCAAGCCGGCCGAGCGGTCCAAGTCCGGTGGCTGGGCCAGTGCAGCTATGATTCTAG GTGGCGAGGCATGTGAGAGGCTAACAACGTTAGGTATAGCTGTTAATTTGGTGACGTATTTAACTGAGACTATGCATTTAGGGAATGCTACCGCAGCCAACACAGTGACCAACTTCCTCGGCACCTCTTTCATGTTGTGTCTACTCGGTGGCTTCATCGCGGATACTTTTCTTGGCAG ATATCTCACCATCGCAATCTTCGCCACCGTTCAGGCAACT GGCGTCACCATATTGACCATCTCAACCATAATCCCAAGCCTAAGGCCTCCTAAATGTACCAGGGACAACGCAACAACTTGCACCCCAGCAAGCGGTATACAACTCATTATTCTCTACCTAGCTCTCTACCTGACCGCCCTTGGAACTGGGGGACTCAAATCAAGTGTCTCGGGGTTCGGGTCAGACCAGTTCGACGAGTCGGACCCTGAAGAGAAATCCCAGATGACAAACTTCTTCAATTGGTTctttttcttcataaacataGGCTCACTTGGTTCAGTCACCGTGCTGGTGTACATCCAAGACAATTTAGGACGTGAATGGGGCTACGGTATCTGTGCTTGTGCAATCGTGATAGGGTTGGTGGTGTTTCTATCGGGTACCAAGCGCTACCGTTTCAAGAAATTAGTGGGGAGCCCATTGACCCAAATTGCCGCAGTGTTTGTAGTTGCGTGGAAGAAGAGGCATTTGGAGTTGCCATTTGATTCATCCCTGCTTTTCGAAATTGATGATGCAGTTGAAGGATTGAATAACAAGAAGAAGAAGCAAAAGTTGCCTCATAGTAAGCAGTTCCG TTTCTTGGATAGGGCAGCGATCAAGGACCCATCTGTGCCTGAGGCAAACAAGTGGAACTTAGCTACCTTAACAGATGTTGAAGAAGTGAAATTGGTGGTAAGGATGTTACCTATTTGGGCAACCACTATCATATTTTGGACCGTCTATGCCCAAATGACAACCTTTTCCGTGTCTCAAGCTACGACCATGGACCGTCACATTGGCACATTCCAGATCCCACCAGCGTCACTCACAGTTTTCTTCGTCGGCAGCATTCTTTTGACTGTCCCAATTTATGATAAAATCATTGCTCCGATTGCAAGGAAAGTGCTTAAAAACCCACAAGGGTTAACTCCTTTGCAAAGGATCGGGGTGGGTTTAGTATTATCCATTATAGCAATGATAGCTGCTGCACTAACGGAAATCAAGCGATTGAGGTCCGCAAGCTCACATGGACTTACAAATGATCCATCAGCTCAAATCCCAATGAGCGTGTTCTGGCTGATCCCCCAGTTTTTGCTAGTGGGGGCTGGGGAGGCCTTTACATACATAGGGCAGCTCGATTTTTTCTTGAGGGAATGTCCAAAAGGGATGAAAACAATGAGCACAG GTGGTATGTGTACAAGGACAAGAGACTTGCGGATGAAGGGATTGAATTAG
- the LOC108476671 gene encoding 14 kDa proline-rich protein DC2.15-like — translation MGSKRTASLALLFALNILFFSLVSACGSCPSPNPKPKPKPKPKPNPTPSPSSSGKCPRDALKLGVCADLLRGLLNVTIGTPPVQPCCSLIQGLADLEAAVCLCTAIKANILGINLNVPLSLSLLLNVCSKKVPSGFQCR, via the coding sequence ATGGGTTCGAAAAGAACAGCATCACTAGCCCTCCTCTTTGCACTCAACATCCTCTTCTTTTCCCTGGTGAGTGCTTGTGGTTCCTGCCCTTCCCCCAACCCCAAACCTAAACCTAAACCTAAACCAAAGCCAAACCCTACTCCCTCCCCATCTTCTTCTGGCAAGTGCCCTAGAGATGCTCTTAAACTCGGTGTATGTGCTGATTTGCTCCGTGGCTTGCTCAACGTCACCATTGGTACCCCTCCTGTTCAACCCTGCTGCTCTCTCATCCAAGGTCTTGCTGATCTTGAAGCTGCCGTTTGCCTTTGCACGGCAATCAAAGCTAATATTTTGGGCATCAACCTTAATGTCCCACTTTCCCTCAGTTTGCTTCTTAATGTCTGCTCAAAGAAAGTACCCTCTGGCTTCCAATGTCGCTAA
- the LOC108477021 gene encoding 36.4 kDa proline-rich protein encodes MGWKLTAMFFILLIFMFVSLPPIYACAPCTSPHPPSYHRPKHPGHPKPKHPPKHGGAPKVEPPSKKPPRPPVIVPPIPNPPVTNPPVTNPPPSSPYPPSGGGGGGGGGGGGGGGGGGGGGGGGGGGGGSTPAPPTTQPTCPVNALKLGLCVDVLGGLVHIGLGDPVENACCPVLGGLLELEAAVCLCTAIRLKLLNLNIFIPLALQALITCGKNPPPGFICPPL; translated from the coding sequence ATGGGTTGGAAGCTTACGGCCATGTTTTTCATCTTGTTGATTTTCATGTTTGTATCGTTGCCACCCATTTATGCTTGTGCTCCTTGTACAAGTCCACACCCCCCCTCATACCACCGCCCAAAACACCCGGGTCACCCTAAACCTAAGCACCCACCAAAACATGGAGGCGCCCCAAAGGTAGAACCGCCATCCAAAAAGCCGCCAAGGCCACCAGTTATTGTCCCACCAATACCAAACCCTCCCGTTACCAACCCTCCTGTTACAAACCCACCACCTTCTTCTCCTTACCCACCTTCTGGTGGAGGGGGAGGCGGCGGTGGAGGAGGTGGCGGTGGCGGTGGTGGAGGTGGAGGTGGAGGTGGTGGCGGTGGTGGTGGTGGGGGTAGCACTCCTGCTCCACCAACTACCCAACCAACATGCCCGGTTAATGCACTTAAGCTAGGACTGTGCGTGGATGTGCTTGGAGGATTGGTGCATATTGGGTTAGGAGACCCTGTTGAGAATGCTTGCTGCCCAGTGCTGGGAGGTCTACTAGAGCTCGAAGCAGCCGTTTGTCTTTGCACAGCCATAAGGCTTAAGCTCCTAAACCTTAACATCTTCATTCCCCTTGCTCTTCAAGCTTTAATAACTTGTGGGAAAAACCCTCCACCTGGTTTCATTTGTCCTCCTCTTTAA
- the LOC108477197 gene encoding NADH dehydrogenase [ubiquinone] 1 beta subcomplex subunit 8, mitochondrial-like: MAGRLSNVASKIMGGNGIVSRSAASSLRLRSGMGLPVGKHIVPDKPLPVNDELMWDNGTAFPEPCIDRIADTVGKYEALAWMCGGLSFFASLGFLAWWNDKASKIPFAPKVYPYDNLRVELGGES; encoded by the exons ATGGCAGGAAGATTGAGTAATGTAGCATCAAAGATCATGGGCGGAAACGGCATCGTTTCACGCTCCGCTGCCTCCTCTCTCCGTCTCCGTTCCGGCATGGGTCTCCCTGTTGGCAAACATATTGTGCCCGACAAGCCT CTTCCTGTAAATGACGAGCTAATGTGGGACAATGGAACTGCCTTTCCAGAACCTTGCATCGATCGAATCGCTGATACTGTCGGAAAG TATGAGGCATTGGCTTGGATGTGTGGTGGTTTGAGCTTCTTTGCATCGTTGGGATTCTTAGCTTGGTGGAATGATAAAGCCTCTAAGATTCCATTt GCACCTAAAGTATATCCATATGACAACCTGCGAGTGGAGCTTGGTGGAGAATCATAG
- the LOC108477869 gene encoding putative lipid-binding protein AIR1, which translates to MASKVSAAILLLSLNLLFFSVANANIVKHTECPKNNVNVCVNVLKPGGILAKDSPCCTHIQHLVALKAERCLCPIVKANNLGLVEADPTVQLELLLNGCGCRPTRTYYC; encoded by the coding sequence ATGGCTTCCAAGGTTTCAGCAGCAATCCTACTTCTCTCCCTTAACCTGCTCTTTTTCTCAGTGGCCAACGCTAACATTGTTAAACATACCGAATGCCCAAAGAATAACGTGAATGTTTGCGTCAACGTGTTGAAGCCCGGGGGAATTCTTGCCAAAGATAGCCCATGCTGCACCCACATTCAACATTTGGTAGCTCTTAAAGCGGAGCGTTGCCTTTGCCCTATCGTCAAGGCCAATAACTTGGGTCTCGTTGAAGCCGACCCTACCGTTCAACTGGAGCTACTGCTCAATGGCTGTGGATGTCGGCCAACCAGAACCTACTACTGCTAA